Part of the Verrucomicrobiia bacterium genome, CCGCCCTCGCCTCCCTTGCCACCACCGCCGCCCAGCTCGCCCAGCACCTCCTCACCGACCCCAACCTCGACCCCCACACCCTCGCCGCCGCCATCGAGCGCCTCACCCTCGCCCAATCCCTCCACACCCTCGCCAACCCCCAAGCCTCCCCCCACGACCGCGCCACCGCCCTCGACGCCTTCCACCAATACCGCCAGGCCGACCTCGCCCGCCAACGCCTCGAGCTGGCCCGCCAGCGCCTCGCCTCCCAACCCCCCCACGAACCTCCTCCCCCCGATCCCCTCGACGAGGAGGAAACCGCCCGCCTCCTGGTGGACCAGCTCGACCAAATCCTCGGCCTCAAACCCAAAAAGCCCAAAACCTCCCCTCCACCTCCTCCGCCGCCTCCACCCCCGCCGCCGGAACCACCCACGCCCCTTTCGCCCGCTTGGCCTCCTCCGCCCGCCGACCCCCTGCCTGGCCAAGGAGATTTTACACTCCCTCAGCCTCCGCCCCCTTCGCCCGACACCCCCTTTCCCCCTCAGCCTGAAGCCCCGCCCATCCCACCTTATCCCCCTCCATAGCGGGCTTGCTTCCAATGATTGCCAGGCAGGGCAAATCCCCTGCCGGCAATCCCCGGGGCCATTGCTGCCATCCTTGGAAAAAATAAAGCAGACGCCTTCAGAAACAGGAGCACCCTCCGCCGCAACTTCCCTTCGGCTCGCCCGCCTCATGCCCGGCCTTCACGGCCCGCCGGCAGCGGGGGAACTCTACCCCTCCAGCTTGCCGGCATGCGGCAGCAAGGCGCGGTATTCCGAAGGGGAGTGACCGGTGATCTTTTTGAAGACCCGGTTGAAGTGCGTCAGCGACTGAAAGCCCACCTCAAACGCAATCTCGCTGATCCGCAAATTCGGATTCAGCAGCAAATTCTTGGCCTTCTCGATCCGCACCCGCGAAACGTAATCGGTGAAATTCAGCCCCGTGACTTTCTTGAACATCTTGCAGAAATAAAAACTGCTCGTGTTCACCGCCCGCGCCACCATCGAAAGCGACAAATCCTCCGCCTGATGCGCCTGGATGTATTCCTTCGCCCGCGTGATCACCGGCGGCTCCGCATTCGCCCGCTGCATCAAAATCTGGTTGCTCACAATCGCCAGATGCTGCGCAAATATGCTCAGCAGCTTCACGATCGCCTCATAATGCTTCGGCGGTATCAGCTTCGTGCTGAAATAAATGTGCCGCAATTCCTCCCGGTCAATGTGTATGCCCCACTCCGCGATCAGCCGCGCCGTCCGATCCAGTTGCGCCTCCGTCGGCGCCTTCCGAAACACCTGCCCCGTCTGCAAAAAACCAATCAGCCGCTCCCCCAGCCGCACCGGCACCGCCGTATCCGTCAGCCCCACCGGACACGTCAGCGTGTGCGGCTCCGTCTGGGCGGCCTCCGAGAGTTTCTGCTGGATCTGCAGGCACACCGCGCACGAACGGCTCTTCTCCGCAATCATCGCGCACAGCGGATGCTCGTTGCGCTTGCCATGATGCGGAAGCTGCCACGACTCCAGCGGCTTGAAACTCACCGGCAGCCCCGTGATCTCCTCAAACGCCCGCTCGTAATCCTGGTAGATCGAAGACTGCGTCAATATCTCCGCAATCGTCCGATCGTTCTCCGCAAACGGCGAGGCCGGCGCCGGGGAGCTTTTTTTCTGCGTGCGGGGCGATGCGCGGCGCATGGGTTTGCCGGAAGCATGGGGCGCTTGAGCCACTGCAGCGGGCGCTGGCTCAAACACGGTTGGCGACTTGCCAAAAGTTGCTTCCACAAAGCCAATTTATATTAACCTTCTTTTGGCCACAATACCAATTTTGACTTGGGTCAGTTTCCCCCCAAAAATTACCCTCCACCCCCCCACCCGCACCCCCCGCCCGGACTTCCGCATTGCGGGATTCCTCCGCTTGCGGCAAGCTGGGCGTGGACTGCACACATGACACCATGACCCATGCCTTGCTCAGTCCCGACCTGCTCCGGCGCCTGGAGCAGTTCCAGCTCCTGGCCCGCCGCCGCGCCAAAAGCTCCGCCAAAGGCGAGCGCCGCAGCCGGGCCCGCGGCCATTCGGTGGAATTCGCCGATTACCGCCCCTACGTGGCCGGCGATGACCTGCGCTATC contains:
- a CDS encoding helix-turn-helix domain-containing protein — encoded protein: MEATFGKSPTVFEPAPAAVAQAPHASGKPMRRASPRTQKKSSPAPASPFAENDRTIAEILTQSSIYQDYERAFEEITGLPVSFKPLESWQLPHHGKRNEHPLCAMIAEKSRSCAVCLQIQQKLSEAAQTEPHTLTCPVGLTDTAVPVRLGERLIGFLQTGQVFRKAPTEAQLDRTARLIAEWGIHIDREELRHIYFSTKLIPPKHYEAIVKLLSIFAQHLAIVSNQILMQRANAEPPVITRAKEYIQAHQAEDLSLSMVARAVNTSSFYFCKMFKKVTGLNFTDYVSRVRIEKAKNLLLNPNLRISEIAFEVGFQSLTHFNRVFKKITGHSPSEYRALLPHAGKLEG